A stretch of Campylobacter volucris DNA encodes these proteins:
- a CDS encoding Fe(3+) ABC transporter substrate-binding protein, with protein MKAKIVLLSLLAAMSLSAQELTIYSHRHYDSDKGIFKLFKEKTGISINVVQAKANELAKRLEVEGKNSKADLFMTADAGNLEQVRTNNLFVSVSSPTLEKLSPKELRGKNNEWYAFTTRARIIIASKDRIKDGEIKTYEDLADPKFKGKVLVRSSNNVYNISLLSAMIDTLGEEKAKAWAKGIAENLARTPKGGDRDQIRAIYAKEGDVAISNSYYLGHLANSKNPKDVEAANSVKVIFPNQEDRGTHINVSGIGVLKTSKNQEAAIKFIEFMLSKEAQEILTNQNYEYPVNKEVKPAKILQSWGEFKIEKPNFEAYWGNAKEALKIFDEVQWK; from the coding sequence ATGAAAGCAAAAATAGTTTTATTGTCTTTATTGGCTGCTATGAGCTTAAGCGCTCAAGAGCTTACGATTTATTCTCATCGTCATTATGATTCTGATAAAGGTATTTTTAAACTTTTTAAAGAAAAAACAGGTATTAGTATCAATGTAGTACAAGCAAAAGCTAATGAGCTTGCAAAAAGATTAGAGGTTGAGGGTAAAAATTCAAAAGCAGATTTATTTATGACTGCAGATGCTGGAAATTTAGAGCAAGTACGCACAAATAATCTTTTTGTTTCTGTTAGCTCTCCGACTTTAGAAAAACTCTCTCCAAAAGAATTAAGAGGTAAAAATAACGAATGGTATGCTTTTACCACAAGAGCTAGAATTATCATTGCTTCAAAAGATAGAATTAAAGATGGAGAAATTAAAACTTATGAAGATTTAGCTGATCCAAAATTTAAAGGTAAGGTTTTAGTAAGAAGTTCAAACAATGTTTATAATATCTCTTTACTTAGTGCTATGATAGATACTTTAGGTGAAGAAAAAGCAAAAGCGTGGGCTAAGGGTATAGCTGAAAATCTTGCTAGAACTCCAAAAGGTGGAGATCGTGATCAAATTCGTGCAATTTATGCAAAAGAAGGAGATGTGGCAATTTCAAATAGTTATTATTTAGGACATTTAGCTAATTCTAAAAATCCAAAAGATGTAGAAGCAGCTAATTCTGTAAAAGTGATTTTTCCAAATCAAGAAGATAGAGGAACTCACATAAATGTAAGCGGTATAGGTGTTTTAAAAACTTCTAAAAATCAAGAAGCTGCGATTAAATTCATAGAATTTATGCTTTCAAAAGAAGCACAAGAAATTTTAACAAATCAAAACTATGAGTATCCAGTTAATAAAGAAGTAAAACCTGCTAAAATTTTACAATCTTGGGGCGAATTTAAAATAGAAAAACCAAATTTTGAAGCTTATTGGGGAAATGCTAAAGAAGCCTTAAAAATATTTGATGAAGTTCAATGGAAATAA
- the cgb gene encoding single-domain globin Cgb has product MTQEQIQIIKDCVPILQKNGEDLTKEFYKIMFKEYPQVKPMFNMEKQASGEQPKALAMAILMAAKNVENLENMRTFVDKVAITHTNLNVKEEHYPIVGACLLKAIKVVLNADETTLKAWEEAYKAIAKFYIDIEKEIYAKK; this is encoded by the coding sequence ATGACTCAAGAACAAATTCAAATCATAAAAGATTGTGTGCCTATTTTGCAAAAAAATGGAGAAGATTTAACAAAAGAATTTTATAAAATCATGTTTAAAGAATACCCTCAAGTAAAACCTATGTTTAATATGGAAAAACAAGCTTCAGGTGAGCAACCAAAAGCTTTAGCAATGGCTATTTTAATGGCTGCAAAAAATGTAGAAAATTTAGAAAATATGAGAACTTTTGTAGATAAAGTTGCCATCACTCATACAAATTTAAATGTTAAAGAAGAACACTACCCTATAGTAGGTGCTTGTCTTTTAAAAGCTATTAAAGTGGTATTAAATGCAGATGAAACAACACTAAAAGCTTGGGAAGAAGCTTACAAAGCTATTGCTAAATTTTATATAGATATAGAAAAAGAAATCTACGCTAAAAAATAA
- a CDS encoding GlcG/HbpS family heme-binding protein, producing the protein MKKIIFLCLFLGVSLMAKSFDLVKEPVLTTQMVEGILDLAKKEAKKNGFNVSITIVDKSGQILAVLRDEKAGVHTLSASYKKAYTANSQKRETAVIFQGVKEGKIPEDIRYLDDKFSIMPGGVPIEVDGVIIGGIGVGGAHLEEDVKIAKAGLSFLK; encoded by the coding sequence ATGAAAAAAATTATATTTTTATGTTTATTTTTAGGAGTTAGTCTAATGGCAAAGTCTTTTGATCTTGTTAAAGAGCCGGTTTTAACTACTCAAATGGTTGAGGGAATTTTGGATTTAGCTAAAAAGGAAGCAAAGAAAAATGGTTTTAATGTAAGCATAACCATAGTAGATAAATCAGGTCAAATTTTAGCTGTGTTAAGAGATGAAAAAGCAGGAGTGCATACGCTAAGTGCTAGTTATAAAAAAGCTTATACTGCAAATTCTCAAAAAAGAGAAACAGCTGTAATTTTTCAAGGTGTAAAAGAGGGTAAAATTCCTGAAGATATTCGCTATTTAGATGATAAATTTTCTATCATGCCAGGTGGGGTTCCTATTGAAGTAGATGGAGTCATCATAGGTGGTATAGGCGTTGGTGGTGCACATTTAGAAGAAGATGTGAAAATCGCTAAAGCAGGACTTTCGTTTTTAAAATAG